From Drosophila subpulchrella strain 33 F10 #4 breed RU33 unplaced genomic scaffold, RU_Dsub_v1.1 Primary Assembly Seq354, whole genome shotgun sequence, the proteins below share one genomic window:
- the LOC119559927 gene encoding 5-hydroxytryptamine receptor 2B, whose protein sequence is MEMQSYSGHGPTTTTSATAESATATAAVPAATFTQRHFSCRLEEAARPEVWQPFIGCDSNTSTSSNSSNSNLILPTSNIIINGSSSTFQCARQAFDKAEQTALYRCDGEGPLSESCTLRLRARLLQVPHEAYEQFRLAINGELSDKSSDILSDSSSCEGGEDVLQCELGLTQELFLCHLQQPQLEGLEEAESLSNGSLLEAYPIELGNEHDGLWSFLNLSELMEAGNDTSGIVNATSSSLDMILANYTALTTTTVASTAATSSDIGVTKSFLNYSPHGYDWLFLFVVFFIFAGGLGNILVCLAVALDRKLQNVTNYFLFSLAIADLLVSLFVMPMGAIPAFLGYWPLGFTWCNIYVTCDVLACSSSILHMCFISLGRYLGIRNPLGSRHRSTKRLAGIKIAIVWVMAMIVSSSITVLGLVNEKNIMPEHNVCVINNRAFFVFGSLVAFYIPMLMMVTTYALTIPLLRKKARFAAEHPESELFRRLGGRFTIRPQHSQQQLQVHSSFSRGNSKFLSMSDSIRNFNNAGRGVEEGGDARKRCVEPAERPLMQQRTTSSRSIGSDSFRNVANGSGGAGGSGSKGAGPARSSFRFSGGGILRHSSSPASSCHSANKSHSSSIWSKHGGNPNLMDSHPNRRASVRVSMSQPQLGYPTNGSGAGKASEGGGGGYGSSAATTSCSIPGGTSMMKIATIQGPTLNQSQGAGGNHSLEQVRPTDLKPDERQRQKMRTFKFSLNRVSTPTLNLRFLNNRSKRNSLSANAVATEQKATKVLGLVFFTFVLCWSPFFILNIIFAACPECKVPEHVVNTCLWLGYVSSTINPIIYTIFNRTFRAAFIRLLKCNCERSGRPLRYRSVTEGRGAVSLCAPSALPLAISFHGAPLMTPSTANATPLSEFRGSYTITDDEC, encoded by the exons ATGGAGATGCAAAGCTACTCTGGTCATGGACCAACGACAACAACTTCAGCAACAGCGGAAAGTgcaacagcaactgcagcagtcccagcagcaacattcaCACAGCGACACTTCAGTTGTCGACTGGAAGAGGCGGCCCGGCCGGAGGTCTGGCAGCCTTTTATTGGCTGCGACAGCAacaccagcaccagcagcaacagcagcaacagcaacctCATCCTGCCCACcagcaacatcatcatcaacggcagcagcagcacattCCAGTGTGCCCGGCAAGCCTTCGATAAAGCGGAGCAGACGGCCCTCTACAGATGCGATGGGGAGGGTCCATTGTCTGAAAGCTGCACGTTGAGGCTGAGGGCGCGACTGTTGCAAGTGCCGCACGAGGCGTATGAGCAATTTCGACTGGCAATCAACGGGGAACTCAGTGATAAATCCAGTGATATACTTAGTGATAGTTCGAGCTGCGAGGGGGGAGAGGATGTTTTGCAATGTGAGCTGGGGCTGACCCAGGAACTATTTCTTTGTCACTTGCAGCAGCCGCAGCTGGAAGGCCTGGAGGAGGCGGAGTCCCTCTCGAACGGCAGCCTACTGGAGGCCTATCCAATCGAGCTGGGCAACGAACACGACGGACTCTGGTCCTTCCTCAACCTGAGCGAGCTAATGGAAGCCGGCAACGATACCTCTGGCATCGTGAATGCCACCAGCAGCAGTTTGGACATGATTCTGGCCAACTACACGGCCCTCACCACAACAACAGTCGCCTCCACCGCAGCCACGTCGAGCGATATAGGAGTTACGAAGAGCTTTCTGAACTACAGTCCCCACGGCTACGATTGGCTGTTCCTGTTCGTGGTCTTCTTCATCTTTGCGGGGGGCTTGGGCAACATCCTCGTCTGCCTGGCTGTGGCCCTGGACCGGAAGCTTCAGAACGTCACCAACTACTTCCTGTTTTCCCTGGCCATAGCCGATCTCTTGGTCAGTCTGTTCGTGATGCCCATGGGTGCCATACCCGCTTTCTTGG GTTATTGGCCACTTGGCTTTACTTGGtgcaacatttatgtgacCTGTGATGTGCTGGCCTGTTCCTCCAGCATCCTGCATATGTGCTTCATAAGTTTGGGACGCTATCTGGGAATACGGAATCCATTGGGCTCGAGACATCGGTCTACGAAACGATTGGCTGGTATTAAGATAGCCATTGTTTGGGTAATGGCCATGATTGTATCCAGCTCGATAACAGTCCtgg GTCTGGTCAACGAGAAGAACATTATGCCCGAGCACAACGTCTGTGTAATAAACAACCGCGCCTTCTTCGTTTTTGGATCTCTGGTGGCATTTTATATCCCCATGCTCATGATGGTCACTACTTACGCACTCACCATTCCCCTCCTCCGCAAGAAAGCACGTTTTGCCGCAGAGCATCCGGAAAGTGAACTCTTCCGCAG GCTAGGTGGGCGCTTTACCATAAGACCTCAGCACAGCCAGCAACAGTTGCAGGTGCACAGCAGCTTCTCCAGAGGCAATAGCAAATTTCTGTCAATGAGCGACAGCATTCGCAACTTCAACAACGCAGGACGAGGGGTTGAGGAAGGAGGTGATGCCAGGAAAAGGTGCGTGGAGCCCGCAGAACGACCTTTGATGCAGCAGAGAACGACGAGTAGCAGGAGCATTGGCTCGGACAGTTTCCGCAATGTGGCCAATGGCAGTGGTGGAGCTGGAGGAAGTGGGTCCAAGGGAGCAGGCCCTGCCCGCAGCAGTTTCCGGTTCTCTGGAGGCGGCATCCTGCGGCACTCCTCGTCACCCGCCTCCAGCTGCCACTCCGCCAACAAGTCGCATTCGAGCAGCATCTGGAGCAAACACGGAGGCAATCCCAACCTAATGGACAG CCATCCGAATCGACGGGCCTCTGTGCGTGTCAGTATGTCTCAGCCACAACTGGGCTACCCGACAAATGGAAGTGGCGCTGGTAAAGCGTCGGAAGGTGGAGGCGGTGGCTATGGCTCATCAGCTGCGACAACGAGCTGCTCGATTCCTGGAGGCACCAGCATGATGAAAATCGCCACCATCCAGGGACCGACTCTGAACCAGAGCCAGGGAGCTGGAGGCAATCACTCGCTGGAGCAGGTGAGGCCCACAGATTTGAAGCCCGACGAACGACAGCGCCAGAAAATGCGGACCtttaagttttctttaaaccgagtttccacgcccactttaaatTTACG TTTCCTAAACAATCGCAGCAAACGGAACAGTTTATCGGCTAACGCGGTCGCCACGGAACAGAAGGCAACAAAGGTGCTTGGACTGGTGTTCTTCACCTTCGTTCTGTGCTGGTCGCCCTTCTTCATCCTGAACATCATCTTCGCCGCGTGCCCCGAGTGCAAGGTGCCCGAGCACGTGGTGAACACCTGCCTCTGGCTGGGCTACGTTTCGTCGACGATCAATCCCATCATCTACACCATATTCAATAGAACGTTCCGGGCGGCCTTTATCCGCTTGCTCAAGTGCAACTGCGAACG GTCCGGCCGCCCGCTGCGATACCGCTCCGTGACGGAGGGACGTGGCGCTGTGAGCCTGTGCGCCCCCTCGGCCTTGCCGCTAGCCATATCCTTCCATGGGGCGCCACTGATGACGCCATCCACAGCGAATGCGACGCCATTAAGCGAGTTCCGAGGCAGCTACACAATTACCGATGACGAGTGCTGA